From Desmodus rotundus isolate HL8 chromosome 12, HLdesRot8A.1, whole genome shotgun sequence, one genomic window encodes:
- the LOC128779633 gene encoding cytoplasmic tRNA 2-thiolation protein 1: protein MPAPPCASCHKARAALRRPRSGQALCSTCFCAAFEAEVLHTVVAGRLLPRGAVVAVGASGGKDSTVLAHVLRELAPRLGISLQLVAVDEGIGGYRDAALAAVRRQAARWELPLTVVAYADLFGGWTMDAVARSTAGSGRSRSCCTFCGVLRRRALEEGARRVGATHVVTGHNADDMAETVLMNFLRGDVGRLARGGGLGSPGEGGALPRCRPLQLASQKEVVLYAHFRRLDYFSEECVYAPEAFRAHARDLLKLLEAVRPSAVLDLVHSAERLALAPAARPPPAGTCSRCGALASRALCQACALLDGLDRGRPRLAIGNGRRGRDEVGPPGAHREQVQTPASEAVPSF from the exons ATGCCCGCCCCGCCGTGCGCCTCCTGCCACAAGGCCCGCGCAGCCCTGCGCCGCCCGCGCTCTGGCCAAGCGCTGTGCAGCACCTGCTTCTGCGCGGCCTTCGAGGCCGAGGTGCTGCACACGGTGGTCGCGGGCCGCCTGCTCCCTCGCGGCGCTGTGGTGGCCGTGGGCGCCTCGGGAGGCAAGGACTCCACGGTGCTGGCGCACGTGCTGCGCGAGCTGGCGCCCCGCCTGGGCATCTCGCTGCAACTGGTGGCCGTGGACGAGGGCATCGGTGGCTACCGGGACGCGGCGCTGGCGGCGGTGCGGCGCCAGGCGGCGCGCTGGGAGCTGCCGCTCACCGTCGTGGCCTACGCCGACCTCTTCGGGGGCTGGACGATGGACGCCGTGGCCCGCAGCACGGCCGGCTCTGGCCGCAGCCGCTCCTGCTGCACCTTCTGCGGGGTGCTGCGGCGCCGGGCGCTGGAGGAAGGGGCGCGCCGCGTGGGAGCCACGCACGTCGTGACAG gcCACAACGCCGATGACATGGCAGAGACCGTGCTCATGAACTTCCTGCGGGGCGACGTGGGCCGGCTGGCCCGGGGCGGGGGCCTGGGCTCCCCGGGCGAGGGGGGCGCCCTGCCGCGCTGCCGCCCGCTGCAGCTGGCCTCGCAGAAGGAGGTGGTGCTGTACGCGCACTTCCGCCGCCTGGACTACTTCTCCGAGGAGTGCGTCTACGCGCCCGAGGCCTTCCGCGCCCACGCGCGCGACCTGCTCAAGCTGCTGGAGGCCGTGCGACCCTCAGCGGTGCTGGACCTCGTGCACTCGGCGGAGCGCCTGGCGCTGGCCCCTGCGGCACGGCCCCCGCCCGCCGGCACCTGCTCCCGCTGCGGGGCGCTGGCCAGCCGCGCGCTCTGCCAGGCCTGCGCCCTTCTGGACGGCCTGGACCGCGGCCGGCCCCGCCTGGCCATCGGCAATGGCCGCCGGGGGCGGGACGAGGTGGGGCCGCCTGGGGCGCATCGGGAGCAGGTCCAAACCCCAGCCTCCGAGGCCGTTCCCTCCTTCTAG